A stretch of Paenibacillus mucilaginosus 3016 DNA encodes these proteins:
- a CDS encoding class I SAM-dependent methyltransferase: MGTFFARHYDALMGWLEKRGFTRIRANLLREASGTVLEIGSGTGLNFPLYHGCDKVVALEPSEVMRRTSMKRALIAPVPVEPVGGDAQNLPFADASFDTVVGTLVLCTIPDPLRALREIRRVCKPGGTVLFFEHVRLEHAALGRLQDWLTPAWKRLCDGCCLNRSTLDTLQQAGLEIKRTERYYGDIFVTVVARNPEAGSGDASASRTGAFES; this comes from the coding sequence ATGGGTACTTTTTTTGCCAGGCATTACGATGCCCTGATGGGCTGGCTGGAGAAGCGGGGCTTCACCCGCATCCGGGCGAACCTGCTGCGTGAGGCCTCCGGGACGGTGCTCGAGATCGGCTCGGGGACCGGGCTGAACTTCCCGCTGTACCACGGGTGCGACAAAGTGGTCGCACTGGAGCCGAGCGAGGTCATGCGCCGCACTTCGATGAAGCGGGCTCTCATCGCCCCGGTCCCAGTTGAGCCGGTCGGCGGGGATGCGCAGAATCTGCCCTTCGCCGATGCCTCCTTCGACACCGTCGTAGGCACGCTGGTGCTCTGCACCATCCCCGATCCTCTGCGGGCGCTGCGGGAGATCCGCCGGGTCTGCAAACCCGGAGGGACCGTGCTGTTCTTCGAGCACGTCCGCCTCGAACATGCGGCGCTCGGCCGGCTGCAGGACTGGCTCACGCCGGCGTGGAAGCGCCTGTGCGACGGCTGCTGCCTGAACCGCAGCACGCTGGACACCCTGCAGCAGGCCGGGCTGGAGATCAAGAGGACGGAGCGGTATTACGGGGATATTTTCGTGACGGTGGTGGCGAGGAATCCGGAAGCGGGAAGCGGGGACGCATCGGCGAGCAGGACAGGAGCGTTCGAAAGCTGA
- the yicI gene encoding alpha-xylosidase, with protein sequence MKFSDGFWMTREGYQLIPAVQVFSVTAEERSVTVLVAPRDVSRRSGQLDCPLLTIRYYSPQPDVIGVKIEHFAGVQQAGPDFELQRSETHEVTVERGDGVVTLTAGRVSVKVREAGDWSAVFYQDGRRITGSGSKAAAHVSGPDGDVHVKEELDLGVGELIYGLGERFTPFVKNGQTVDIWNRDGGTSSEQAYKNVPFYLSNRGYGVFVNQPELVSFEVASEKVSKVQFSVPGESLEYYVIGGPSGKEVLERYTTLTGKPALPPAWSFGLWLTTSFTTNYDEETVNSFVDGMRERDLPLHVFHFDCFWMKAFHWTDFQWDPEVFPDPAGMLKRLKEKGLHICVWINPYIAQQSRLFAEGRERGYLIKRPNGDVWQWDRWQPGQGIVDFTNPEACEWYAGYLRELVDMGVDSFKTDFGERIPTDVVYHDGSDPQRMHNYYTHLYNKVVFDVLEEKLGRGQAVLFARSATAGGQQFPVHWGGDCFASYESMAESLRGGLSLGLSGFGFWSHDIGGFESTSSADVYKRWTAFGLLSSHSRLHGNVSYRVPWAFDDESVDVMRFFTQWKCRLMPYLFGGAVEASQKGLPLMRAMLLEFGDDPTAGYLDRQYMLGDSVLVAPVFNEEGRISFYLPQGRWTHLFTGETVEGGTWREEEHGYMSLPIYVRPGTLLPVGADASRPDYDYADGVELQLFELADGATAERVVYSTQAAEVLRVSVTRSGGSLSVRAEGESAGAWSLLLRGVDSAGAEGAAAERTPLGVRLTPEAGRREWSVRLA encoded by the coding sequence ATGAAATTCAGTGACGGCTTTTGGATGACCCGTGAAGGGTATCAGCTGATTCCCGCGGTCCAAGTGTTCTCGGTGACGGCGGAGGAGCGCTCGGTTACCGTACTCGTGGCGCCGCGTGACGTCTCGCGCCGCAGTGGGCAGCTCGATTGTCCGCTGCTCACGATCCGCTACTACTCGCCGCAGCCGGATGTGATCGGAGTGAAGATTGAGCATTTTGCCGGTGTGCAGCAGGCGGGGCCGGATTTCGAGCTGCAGCGCAGCGAGACGCATGAAGTAACGGTGGAGCGCGGAGACGGCGTGGTGACGCTGACGGCGGGCCGCGTATCGGTGAAGGTGCGGGAGGCCGGGGATTGGAGCGCCGTGTTCTACCAGGACGGACGCCGGATTACGGGCAGCGGGTCCAAGGCGGCCGCCCATGTCAGCGGACCGGATGGGGATGTGCATGTGAAGGAGGAGCTGGACCTAGGTGTCGGGGAGCTGATCTACGGTCTTGGCGAGCGGTTCACCCCTTTCGTGAAAAATGGGCAGACCGTCGATATCTGGAACCGGGACGGCGGGACGAGCAGCGAGCAGGCGTACAAGAACGTGCCGTTCTATCTGTCGAACCGCGGATACGGGGTGTTCGTCAACCAGCCGGAGCTGGTGTCCTTCGAGGTCGCTTCGGAGAAGGTATCGAAGGTGCAGTTCTCGGTGCCGGGCGAGTCGCTGGAGTATTATGTGATCGGCGGACCTTCGGGCAAAGAGGTGCTGGAGCGCTACACGACGCTGACCGGCAAACCGGCCCTGCCGCCGGCCTGGTCGTTCGGGCTCTGGCTGACGACTTCCTTCACGACGAACTACGACGAGGAGACGGTGAACTCCTTCGTGGACGGCATGCGCGAACGCGACCTGCCGCTGCATGTGTTCCACTTCGACTGCTTCTGGATGAAGGCGTTCCACTGGACGGACTTCCAGTGGGATCCCGAGGTGTTCCCGGACCCGGCCGGCATGCTTAAGCGGCTGAAGGAGAAGGGGCTGCACATCTGCGTGTGGATCAACCCGTATATCGCGCAGCAGTCGCGCCTCTTCGCCGAAGGCCGGGAGCGGGGCTATCTCATCAAGCGCCCGAACGGCGATGTCTGGCAGTGGGACCGCTGGCAGCCGGGCCAAGGCATTGTGGACTTCACGAATCCGGAGGCCTGCGAGTGGTATGCCGGCTACCTGCGCGAGCTGGTGGACATGGGCGTCGATTCGTTCAAAACGGACTTCGGCGAGCGCATTCCGACGGATGTCGTCTATCACGACGGCTCCGACCCGCAGCGCATGCACAACTACTATACCCACCTGTATAACAAGGTTGTATTCGATGTGCTGGAGGAGAAGCTGGGCCGGGGCCAAGCGGTGCTCTTCGCCCGTTCGGCGACGGCCGGCGGCCAGCAGTTCCCGGTCCACTGGGGCGGCGACTGCTTCGCAAGCTATGAGTCGATGGCGGAGAGCCTCCGCGGCGGCCTCTCACTCGGGCTGTCCGGCTTTGGCTTCTGGAGCCATGATATCGGCGGCTTCGAGAGCACGTCCTCGGCGGACGTGTACAAGCGCTGGACAGCGTTCGGCCTGCTCTCTTCGCACAGCCGCCTGCACGGCAACGTGTCGTACCGCGTGCCGTGGGCGTTCGACGATGAGTCCGTCGACGTCATGCGCTTCTTCACGCAGTGGAAGTGCCGCCTGATGCCGTACCTGTTCGGCGGGGCGGTGGAAGCGTCTCAGAAAGGGCTGCCGCTCATGCGGGCCATGCTGCTGGAGTTCGGCGATGACCCGACCGCAGGCTACCTCGACCGCCAGTATATGCTGGGCGATTCGGTGCTGGTGGCGCCGGTGTTCAACGAAGAGGGCCGCATAAGCTTCTACCTGCCGCAGGGCCGCTGGACGCACCTGTTCACCGGCGAGACGGTGGAAGGCGGCACCTGGCGCGAGGAAGAGCACGGCTACATGAGCCTGCCGATCTACGTGCGGCCGGGCACGCTGCTGCCGGTCGGCGCGGATGCGTCGCGGCCGGATTACGACTACGCCGACGGCGTGGAGCTGCAGCTCTTCGAGCTGGCCGACGGCGCCACGGCGGAGCGGGTCGTGTACAGCACGCAGGCGGCGGAAGTGCTGCGCGTGAGCGTGACGCGCAGCGGCGGCAGCCTGAGCGTGCGTGCCGAAGGCGAGAGCGCCGGCGCGTGGAGCCTGCTGCTGCGCGGCGTGGACAGCGCCGGCGCGGAGGGCGCCGCAGCCGAGCGGACGCCGCTGGGCGTGCGGCTCACGCCGGAGGCGGGCCGCCGCGAGTGGAGCGTGCGGCTGGCGTAG
- a CDS encoding ABC transporter substrate-binding protein, with the protein MMRRLTKWVSVMLAAALVTVTGCSKEPAAEPGQASGSGTDPITMSVFSADPNPAWNNMQDEVGKKLTEKTGVTLKMEFPVGSSDQKIPLMVSSGEYPDMILPKGDPGKLVAADALLDLTDLIEQHGPNLKKVYGKYMKRLRWSTEDPSIYILPISPVDQEYFDAGGGFELQHAVVKELGYPKIRTVKDFENAIKAYKDKYPTIDGKPTIGLSLNADDWHIMISVTNPAFLTTGAPDDGEYYIDPKTYEAKFHYFRPEEKEYFRWLNHMNNIGLIDPESFVQKYDQYKAKIASGRVLGLIDQDWDYQEAQNVLRKEGKFERTYGHYPVTLNESFKDHSFQDTGYLAGYGIGITKSAKDPVRAIKFLDYLASDEGQVLINWGIEGVHYKVENGMRVIPPDVLDKKVNDANNFAKTSGIGQYYISARYGDGVKDPTGSTYTTTTVEQKIASYSEADKETLKAYGATTWKDLFPKKEEFPVKPWGAAWSIPVEPDSNVNVTYNKAKTIVWKRIPEAILAKPEQFDAIYDGMLQELDKVGVKKMEQEYTELVKERVKLFNE; encoded by the coding sequence ATGATGAGAAGATTGACAAAATGGGTCAGTGTCATGCTGGCGGCCGCGCTTGTAACGGTAACCGGCTGCTCCAAGGAGCCGGCCGCCGAGCCGGGTCAGGCTTCCGGTTCAGGTACGGACCCGATCACCATGTCCGTATTCAGCGCCGACCCCAATCCGGCCTGGAACAATATGCAGGACGAGGTGGGCAAGAAGCTTACCGAGAAAACGGGCGTGACGCTCAAGATGGAATTCCCGGTCGGCTCCTCCGACCAGAAGATACCCCTGATGGTCTCCAGCGGCGAGTATCCTGATATGATTCTGCCCAAAGGGGATCCCGGCAAGCTGGTGGCCGCCGATGCGCTGCTTGACCTGACCGACCTGATCGAACAGCATGGGCCTAATCTGAAGAAGGTCTACGGCAAATATATGAAGCGGCTGCGCTGGAGCACGGAGGACCCGAGCATTTATATCCTCCCGATTTCTCCGGTGGATCAGGAGTATTTTGACGCCGGCGGCGGCTTCGAGCTGCAGCATGCGGTCGTGAAGGAGCTCGGCTATCCGAAGATCCGTACGGTGAAGGATTTTGAGAACGCCATCAAAGCGTACAAGGACAAGTATCCGACCATCGACGGCAAGCCGACGATCGGGCTGTCGCTCAATGCGGATGACTGGCACATCATGATCTCCGTGACGAATCCGGCGTTCCTGACGACGGGCGCTCCGGACGACGGGGAATACTATATCGATCCGAAGACGTACGAAGCCAAATTCCACTATTTCCGTCCGGAAGAGAAGGAGTATTTCCGCTGGCTGAACCATATGAACAATATCGGCCTCATCGATCCGGAGAGCTTCGTGCAGAAGTACGATCAATATAAGGCGAAGATCGCTTCCGGCCGTGTGCTTGGTCTTATCGATCAGGACTGGGACTACCAGGAGGCACAGAATGTGCTGCGCAAAGAGGGCAAGTTCGAGCGGACCTACGGCCACTATCCGGTCACGCTCAACGAGAGCTTCAAGGATCACTCGTTCCAGGATACGGGCTACCTCGCCGGTTACGGGATCGGGATTACGAAGTCCGCGAAGGATCCGGTCCGTGCCATCAAATTCCTCGATTATCTGGCGTCCGACGAAGGCCAAGTGCTCATCAACTGGGGCATCGAGGGCGTGCACTACAAGGTGGAGAACGGCATGCGGGTCATCCCGCCGGATGTTCTTGACAAGAAGGTCAATGATGCCAACAACTTCGCCAAAACGAGCGGGATCGGGCAGTACTATATCTCTGCGCGCTACGGCGACGGTGTGAAGGATCCGACGGGCAGCACGTATACCACAACGACCGTAGAGCAGAAGATTGCTTCTTACTCGGAGGCGGACAAAGAAACGCTGAAAGCTTATGGGGCCACCACCTGGAAGGATTTGTTCCCGAAAAAAGAAGAGTTCCCGGTAAAGCCTTGGGGGGCGGCGTGGTCCATTCCTGTGGAGCCGGACTCCAACGTGAACGTCACCTACAACAAAGCGAAGACGATCGTATGGAAGCGGATTCCGGAAGCGATCCTTGCGAAGCCGGAGCAGTTCGATGCCATCTACGACGGGATGCTGCAGGAGCTGGATAAAGTCGGCGTGAAGAAAATGGAGCAGGAATACACGGAGCTGGTCAAGGAGCGCGTGAAGCTCTTTAACGAGTAG
- a CDS encoding TetR/AcrR family transcriptional regulator, translating to MSRPREFNIECALQQCMEVFWTKGFKATSFEDLTRRTQVKKQSLYCAFDDKRALFLKTLALYREQHAAKMEQFVSQEGSPLQKLEKIRDATFTPSAEGSCRGCFMVNSALEFGISDEEVTRQVEMMFREVERMIEQLIRSGQEQQMITNRHTAEALAAHLTNSLLGARMMEKSGASRERIEAVLRTSFALILP from the coding sequence ATGAGCAGACCCAGAGAATTTAACATCGAGTGTGCCCTTCAGCAGTGCATGGAAGTATTCTGGACGAAGGGATTTAAGGCGACCTCCTTCGAGGATCTGACCCGTAGAACGCAGGTCAAGAAGCAGAGCTTGTACTGTGCCTTTGATGACAAGCGGGCCCTGTTCCTGAAGACGCTGGCCTTGTATCGCGAGCAGCATGCCGCGAAGATGGAACAGTTCGTCTCCCAGGAAGGGTCACCCTTGCAGAAATTGGAGAAGATTCGCGATGCTACTTTTACCCCAAGTGCTGAAGGGAGCTGCAGAGGATGTTTCATGGTGAACTCCGCCCTGGAATTCGGAATCAGCGATGAGGAAGTCACCCGTCAGGTTGAGATGATGTTCCGCGAAGTGGAACGGATGATTGAGCAGTTGATCCGAAGTGGTCAAGAACAGCAGATGATTACGAACCGGCATACCGCCGAAGCGCTTGCCGCCCATTTGACCAATTCGCTTCTCGGTGCACGGATGATGGAGAAGTCAGGTGCGTCAAGGGAGCGGATTGAAGCGGTCCTACGAACGTCTTTTGCGCTGATCCTGCCTTGA
- a CDS encoding NADH:flavin oxidoreductase — MNTNASVQSLFRPFAFGNVTLSSRIVMAPMTRQYSPDGVPGPNVVDYYRRRAENEVGLIVTEGTVVPHPDASNQANIPHFFGEAALNGWAKVVAAVHEAGGRIIPQLWHMGAKGNVGEYTEEEVAAIVEAFAQAASEAKRIGFDGIELHGAHGYLIDQFFWEQTNPRTDRYGGDVVKRTRFAVEVIEACRRAVGPEFPIVLRISQWKPTDYSAKLAGTPALLEQFLAPLSAAGVDVFHCSTRRFWEPEFEGSELNLAGWTKKLTGKPTITVGSVGLDGDFTNLFTNGEGAGNAKVDGLIERLEREEFDLVAVGRALLVDPAWASKLRDGRTDELTPFTPEALKTLV; from the coding sequence ATGAATACGAATGCGTCGGTACAATCTTTGTTCAGGCCTTTTGCTTTCGGGAATGTAACTTTGTCCAGCCGCATCGTGATGGCCCCGATGACCCGCCAGTACTCTCCGGACGGTGTGCCCGGCCCGAATGTCGTTGACTATTACCGCCGCAGGGCGGAGAACGAAGTGGGTCTCATCGTGACGGAGGGCACCGTAGTCCCTCACCCGGATGCATCGAATCAGGCCAACATCCCGCACTTTTTCGGTGAAGCTGCATTGAACGGATGGGCCAAGGTAGTGGCCGCGGTGCACGAAGCGGGCGGTCGGATCATTCCTCAGCTTTGGCACATGGGGGCAAAGGGGAATGTCGGTGAATATACGGAAGAGGAAGTCGCCGCCATCGTGGAGGCCTTCGCTCAGGCTGCATCCGAAGCCAAACGGATCGGTTTCGACGGGATTGAGCTCCACGGAGCACATGGCTACCTGATCGACCAATTCTTCTGGGAGCAGACGAATCCCCGGACGGACCGTTATGGCGGCGATGTGGTCAAACGCACCCGGTTTGCGGTGGAGGTCATCGAGGCCTGCCGCCGTGCCGTCGGACCCGAGTTCCCGATCGTACTCCGCATCTCGCAGTGGAAGCCGACGGACTATTCGGCGAAGCTGGCCGGCACGCCGGCGCTGCTGGAACAATTCCTGGCGCCGTTGTCCGCTGCGGGCGTCGATGTCTTCCACTGCTCAACCCGCCGTTTCTGGGAGCCCGAGTTCGAAGGCTCGGAGCTGAATCTGGCCGGATGGACCAAGAAGCTGACGGGGAAACCGACGATTACGGTTGGATCGGTCGGTCTCGACGGGGATTTTACGAATCTCTTTACCAATGGGGAAGGCGCAGGCAATGCCAAGGTCGACGGCTTGATCGAAAGGCTCGAACGCGAGGAATTCGATCTGGTTGCCGTAGGCAGAGCTCTGCTGGTGGATCCTGCCTGGGCAAGCAAGCTGCGCGACGGCCGGACCGATGAGCTGACTCCCTTTACGCCCGAGGCATTGAAGACACTGGTATAA
- a CDS encoding carbohydrate ABC transporter permease has protein sequence MTWARKSLSDRLFDLVLYAAMIFTVVVTLYPFLNVLAISLNDSTDTVRGGIHIWPREFTLKNYETIFQYSGLMTGFRNSVIRTLAGTLIGVISASMVAYVLSREEFQARRLFSMLFALTMYFSGGLIPVYMLMRDLSLLNSFWVYLIPGLLSVWNVFIIRSYINGLPYALQESAKIDGANDFTIYWRVVLPLCQPVLATVALFIAVGQWNSWFDTYLYNSSNESLTTLQYELMKVLQSTQNNADAARNPNMAQNIAAVSPESIRMAITIVVTLPILLVYPFLQKYFVKGMTLGAVKS, from the coding sequence ATGACTTGGGCACGCAAAAGCTTGTCCGACCGGCTGTTCGACTTGGTGCTCTACGCGGCCATGATTTTTACGGTGGTCGTCACCCTGTACCCGTTCCTGAACGTGCTGGCGATCTCGCTCAACGATTCGACGGATACGGTGAGGGGCGGCATCCATATCTGGCCGCGGGAGTTCACACTGAAGAATTATGAGACCATATTCCAGTACTCCGGTCTGATGACGGGCTTCCGCAATTCCGTGATCCGGACGCTGGCGGGCACGCTCATCGGCGTTATCTCCGCCTCGATGGTGGCGTATGTGCTGAGCCGGGAGGAGTTCCAGGCGCGCCGCCTGTTCTCGATGCTGTTCGCGCTGACGATGTACTTCTCCGGCGGGCTGATCCCGGTGTACATGCTGATGCGGGACCTGAGTCTTCTGAACAGCTTCTGGGTGTACCTGATTCCCGGGCTGCTCAGCGTGTGGAACGTATTCATCATCCGCTCTTACATCAATGGCCTGCCTTACGCGCTGCAGGAGTCGGCGAAGATTGACGGGGCGAACGACTTCACGATCTATTGGCGCGTGGTGCTGCCGCTCTGCCAGCCGGTGCTGGCTACGGTAGCCTTGTTCATCGCGGTGGGACAGTGGAACTCCTGGTTCGACACGTACCTCTACAATTCGTCGAACGAGTCGCTGACGACGCTGCAGTACGAGCTGATGAAGGTGCTGCAGAGCACGCAGAACAATGCGGACGCCGCTCGCAATCCGAATATGGCGCAGAACATAGCGGCCGTGTCGCCGGAATCGATCCGGATGGCCATCACGATTGTCGTTACGCTGCCGATCCTGCTTGTGTATCCGTTTTTGCAAAAATATTTTGTGAAGGGCATGACGCTGGGGGCTGTGAAAAGTTAA
- a CDS encoding antibiotic biosynthesis monooxygenase family protein — protein MSDLAKTPQPPYYAVIFTSERTAGDKGYGRMADLMVELASQQPGFLGVESARDAGGLGITVSYWSSLEAIRAWREHALHQTAQEKGRTDWYERYALRVSKVERDAFFEM, from the coding sequence ATGAGTGATTTGGCAAAAACCCCTCAGCCCCCTTATTATGCGGTCATCTTCACCTCGGAACGGACTGCAGGCGACAAGGGCTACGGCCGTATGGCCGATCTTATGGTGGAGCTGGCCTCACAGCAGCCGGGCTTCCTCGGCGTGGAGAGCGCCCGTGACGCCGGCGGACTTGGCATCACGGTGTCGTACTGGAGCTCGCTCGAAGCGATCCGCGCGTGGCGGGAGCATGCCCTTCATCAAACGGCGCAGGAGAAAGGCCGCACGGACTGGTATGAACGGTACGCGCTGAGGGTAAGCAAGGTGGAACGGGATGCGTTTTTTGAAATGTGA
- a CDS encoding ABC transporter permease, which yields MEPLTTRGALPMEKPRRSGGFWQTMGRQKYLYFMSVPFVIWLIVFSYVPIWGWLMAFQKFRPGRSIFEQNWVGLANFAELFADERFYLVLRNTLAMSVMGLVVGFTVPIIFALLMNELKGQFFKRSVQTISYLPHFVSWVVVAGLVTKMLSTEGGAVNSLLLSLGVIDAPVQFMAKGEWFWSIVTASDMWKETGWNSIIYLAAMAGIDPELYEAATVDGAGRFRKIWHITLPGIRPTFMVLLILSIGHLVSIGFEKQFLLGNPLVIDYSEVVDLYALNYGIGLSRYSYGTAIGIFNSVVSIVLVLTANGIYKRLTKESII from the coding sequence ATGGAACCGCTAACAACAAGGGGTGCTCTCCCCATGGAGAAGCCCCGCCGCTCAGGGGGGTTCTGGCAGACGATGGGCCGCCAGAAGTACCTGTATTTCATGTCCGTGCCGTTCGTGATCTGGCTGATCGTCTTCAGCTACGTGCCGATCTGGGGCTGGCTGATGGCCTTCCAGAAATTCCGGCCGGGCCGCTCGATCTTCGAGCAGAACTGGGTCGGACTCGCCAACTTCGCTGAACTCTTCGCGGACGAGCGCTTCTACCTGGTGCTCCGCAACACGCTGGCGATGAGTGTCATGGGCCTGGTGGTCGGGTTTACGGTACCGATTATTTTTGCCCTGCTCATGAATGAATTGAAAGGACAGTTCTTCAAGCGATCGGTGCAGACGATCTCTTATCTGCCCCACTTCGTGTCCTGGGTTGTCGTAGCGGGACTCGTCACCAAGATGCTGTCCACCGAGGGAGGCGCGGTCAACTCGCTGCTGCTCAGCCTCGGGGTCATTGATGCGCCGGTGCAGTTCATGGCCAAAGGGGAGTGGTTTTGGTCCATTGTAACCGCTTCCGACATGTGGAAGGAGACCGGTTGGAACTCGATCATCTACCTCGCCGCAATGGCGGGCATCGATCCCGAATTGTATGAGGCGGCAACGGTCGACGGGGCGGGGCGCTTCCGCAAAATCTGGCACATTACGCTGCCGGGGATCCGGCCGACCTTCATGGTGCTGCTCATCCTCTCCATCGGACACCTGGTCTCCATCGGGTTCGAGAAGCAGTTCCTGCTCGGCAATCCGCTGGTCATCGACTATTCGGAGGTCGTGGATCTGTACGCGCTGAACTACGGGATCGGGCTCAGCCGGTATTCGTACGGCACGGCGATCGGGATTTTCAACTCCGTGGTGAGCATCGTGCTCGTCCTGACGGCCAACGGCATCTACAAACGGTTAACGAAAGAAAGCATCATCTAG
- a CDS encoding GNAT family N-acetyltransferase — protein MQRTVRLACPEDADGLVRLNREFNGVVDITAEEVSRSLRLGPELVAVAILDGVLSGFACAQSFTSFCYRERQAEITELFVMETARGQGLARELLLLLEEHLRRQGVQSIKVITGGSNEAALKTYVRSGYIPKEHAVLYKELGSV, from the coding sequence ATGCAGCGAACTGTCAGGCTGGCGTGTCCCGAGGATGCAGACGGCCTTGTGCGGCTCAACCGGGAGTTCAACGGAGTGGTGGACATCACGGCAGAAGAAGTGAGCCGCAGCCTGCGGCTGGGCCCCGAGCTGGTCGCTGTGGCGATCCTTGACGGAGTGCTCAGCGGCTTTGCCTGTGCCCAAAGCTTCACTTCCTTCTGTTACCGGGAGCGGCAGGCCGAAATCACGGAGCTCTTCGTCATGGAGACGGCCCGCGGGCAAGGACTGGCCCGTGAACTGCTGCTCCTGCTGGAGGAGCACCTCCGCAGGCAGGGGGTTCAGAGCATCAAGGTCATCACCGGCGGGAGCAATGAAGCCGCCCTGAAGACCTACGTGCGGTCCGGCTATATCCCGAAGGAGCATGCCGTGCTGTATAAGGAGCTTGGATCTGTTTGA